In one window of Desulfomicrobium macestii DNA:
- a CDS encoding GAK system XXXCH domain-containing protein, with the protein MASKLKHNWLLSRAEAADLLRKLADTLEQESDDLAEYGISLAELVKFKVKVDLGHEDALEVKFTGKGIKVCGAEDPCGSGVVCESYSKLKKRMQIYFKAMRESIANGEMPSREIVSVFLSDSERMMSYHGYGDEYYPAYAEICERLRLAFDQEDQAATVAVVEELIQSKKSCHDRYK; encoded by the coding sequence ATGGCCTCGAAACTCAAACACAATTGGCTGCTCTCACGCGCGGAAGCGGCGGATCTGCTTCGCAAACTGGCGGATACCCTGGAGCAGGAGTCCGATGATCTGGCCGAATACGGGATCAGCCTGGCGGAACTTGTCAAATTCAAGGTCAAGGTCGATCTGGGGCATGAGGACGCGCTGGAGGTCAAATTCACGGGCAAGGGCATCAAGGTTTGCGGAGCCGAAGACCCCTGCGGATCGGGAGTCGTGTGCGAGAGCTACTCGAAACTCAAGAAGCGGATGCAGATCTACTTCAAGGCCATGCGGGAAAGCATCGCCAACGGCGAGATGCCTTCGCGGGAGATTGTCTCGGTTTTTCTCTCGGATTCCGAAAGAATGATGTCATATCACGGCTACGGTGACGAATACTATCCTGCGTATGCGGAAATCTGCGAGCGCCTGCGCCTGGCCTTCGACCAGGAAGACCAGGCCGCGACCGTCGCCGTGGTCGAAGAGCTGATCCAGTCCAAAAAATCCTGCCACGACCGATACAAATAG
- a CDS encoding amphi-Trp domain-containing protein: MSQDDKFEFESVQDSQTIQKYLQALQDGFAQGRIVLHSEGSEICLHPSGFMKFQVSVKKKGSENKLSVKFAWKDKSDESPASSTISITS, from the coding sequence ATGTCTCAAGACGACAAATTTGAATTCGAGTCCGTACAGGACAGCCAGACCATCCAGAAATATCTGCAGGCCTTGCAGGACGGCTTCGCGCAGGGGCGGATAGTGCTTCATTCCGAGGGGTCGGAAATATGTCTGCACCCGAGCGGCTTCATGAAATTTCAGGTCTCGGTGAAGAAAAAGGGCTCTGAAAACAAGCTCTCCGTCAAGTTCGCCTGGAAGGACAAGAGCGACGAATCCCCGGCATCCAGCACCATTTCCATCACTTCCTAG
- a CDS encoding PhoU domain-containing protein translates to MLKSFEGLDENFRFLIMEVQNQIKATFQFLLEPTPATYDKIFSKDDYIDNLKNVIENKCFTTLNQTKLAPDQMKCLRAVHVISINLERIGDYCVNIAKQMGYLSTPRFLENFDYKDSFLKIHDTVSEILPVLQKANLSGALSICRMEDELDTMYKENFDKIMIHLRIGRNVEDHITSLFIIRYMERIGDSLLNIGEALLFVIIGERIKIQQFQALQRNLNKSGMQGDVTDVDFQGIWGSRSGCRIARVEEKKSPQARDSIFKEGNLRKIRQEKINLECWNEIFPGLVPRVFSYQEDGENASLLTEFLSGCTLDETIFNPDREILKNALFIFEQTVQHIWEQTMSEHALSTNMMRQALDRMSSILQVHPELMRPAMGIGSIAIPSAGELIKGCMDIEARFPAPFSVFIHGDFNINNVIYSHLDQKVYFIDLYRSQHADYVQDVSVFLVSNFRLPAFDRESRERISETITSFYKFARNFARAHGDESFDIRLGLGVARSFYTSTRFELNRAFAHAMYNRCLFLMERLTEHELKSPADFSFPLEILNY, encoded by the coding sequence ATGCTCAAAAGTTTCGAAGGGCTCGATGAGAATTTCAGGTTCCTGATCATGGAAGTGCAGAACCAGATTAAGGCCACCTTCCAATTTTTGCTGGAGCCGACTCCGGCGACCTATGACAAGATCTTCAGCAAGGACGACTACATCGATAACCTGAAGAACGTCATAGAGAACAAGTGCTTCACCACGTTGAACCAGACCAAGCTGGCTCCGGATCAGATGAAGTGCCTGCGGGCCGTGCATGTCATCAGCATCAACCTTGAACGTATCGGCGACTATTGCGTGAATATCGCCAAGCAGATGGGCTATCTGTCCACCCCTCGCTTTCTGGAGAATTTCGACTATAAAGATAGCTTCCTGAAAATTCACGATACGGTGAGCGAGATTCTTCCCGTGCTGCAAAAGGCCAACCTGTCGGGCGCGCTGTCCATTTGCCGCATGGAGGACGAGCTCGATACCATGTACAAGGAAAATTTTGACAAGATCATGATCCACCTGCGCATCGGTCGCAACGTGGAGGATCACATCACTTCGCTTTTCATCATCCGGTACATGGAGCGCATCGGGGACAGCCTGCTCAACATCGGGGAGGCGCTGCTTTTCGTCATCATCGGCGAACGCATCAAGATCCAGCAGTTCCAGGCCCTGCAACGCAACCTGAACAAGTCGGGCATGCAGGGGGACGTCACGGATGTGGATTTCCAGGGAATCTGGGGCTCGCGCTCCGGTTGCCGCATCGCTCGCGTGGAAGAGAAGAAATCCCCCCAGGCCCGGGATTCCATCTTCAAGGAAGGCAACCTGCGCAAGATCCGTCAGGAGAAGATCAACCTCGAATGCTGGAACGAAATATTTCCCGGGCTGGTACCGAGGGTTTTCAGCTATCAGGAAGACGGGGAGAATGCGTCGCTGCTGACAGAGTTCCTGTCCGGCTGCACCCTGGATGAGACCATTTTCAATCCGGACCGGGAGATCCTCAAAAACGCCCTCTTCATCTTCGAGCAGACCGTGCAGCACATCTGGGAACAGACCATGAGCGAGCACGCCCTGTCCACGAACATGATGCGTCAGGCCCTGGACCGCATGTCCTCTATCCTGCAGGTCCATCCGGAGCTCATGCGCCCCGCGATGGGCATAGGCTCCATCGCCATCCCCTCGGCCGGGGAACTGATCAAGGGCTGCATGGACATCGAGGCCAGATTTCCGGCGCCTTTTTCGGTCTTCATCCACGGCGACTTCAACATCAACAACGTCATCTACAGTCATCTGGATCAAAAGGTCTATTTCATAGATCTGTATCGCTCCCAGCATGCCGACTACGTGCAGGACGTCTCGGTCTTTCTCGTCTCCAACTTCCGCTTGCCCGCTTTTGACCGGGAATCGCGCGAACGCATCAGCGAAACCATCACCAGCTTCTACAAGTTCGCCAGGAATTTCGCCCGGGCCCATGGCGACGAGAGCTTCGACATCCGGCTCGGGCTCGGTGTGGCCAGGTCGTTTTATACCTCGACCCGTTTCGAGCTGAACCGGGCCTTTGCCCATGCCATGTACAATCGCTGTCTTTTTCTCATGGAGCGGCTCACGGAACATGAACTGAAGTCTCCGGCTGATTTTTCTTTCCCCTTGGAAATACTCAACTATTAG
- a CDS encoding GAK system ATP-grasp enzyme: protein MKIGVVGTRGGWSSELLADTVAAKTGFRLLVDMEQVCMDLDSGKVWTEGVDLGGLDGLIIKKIGARYSPDLLDRLEVLRFLAQRGLPIFSSPMSIMRVLDRLSCTVTLRLGNIPMPPTTITESVDEALGAVERYGAAVFKPLFTSKARGMTVIDHGAGARAAIEAFHAENPIMYMQQKIELPGQDLGIVFLGGKYLTTYARCGTGAWNTTTESGGKYAPATPSPEAMRTAEAAQALFNLDFTCVDVVEAATGPVVFEVSAFGGFRGIQDACGLDAAAMYTDYVMEKIRE, encoded by the coding sequence ATGAAGATAGGAGTGGTCGGAACGCGCGGTGGGTGGTCTTCGGAACTTCTTGCGGACACGGTGGCCGCCAAGACCGGATTTCGCCTGCTGGTGGACATGGAGCAGGTCTGCATGGACCTGGACAGCGGCAAGGTCTGGACCGAAGGGGTCGATCTTGGCGGCCTTGACGGCCTCATCATCAAGAAGATCGGCGCGCGCTATTCTCCGGATCTTCTCGACAGGCTTGAGGTGCTGCGCTTTCTGGCACAGCGCGGGCTGCCCATTTTTTCCTCGCCCATGTCCATCATGCGCGTCCTGGACAGGCTCAGCTGCACCGTGACCCTGCGTCTCGGGAATATCCCCATGCCGCCGACGACCATCACCGAGTCCGTGGACGAGGCGCTGGGCGCGGTTGAACGCTATGGCGCGGCCGTGTTCAAGCCGCTTTTCACCTCCAAGGCCCGGGGCATGACGGTCATTGACCACGGAGCCGGGGCGCGCGCCGCCATCGAGGCCTTTCACGCGGAAAATCCCATCATGTACATGCAGCAGAAGATCGAGCTGCCCGGGCAGGATCTGGGCATCGTCTTTCTGGGCGGCAAGTACCTGACCACCTACGCCCGTTGCGGCACGGGGGCCTGGAACACGACCACCGAGTCGGGAGGCAAATACGCCCCGGCCACGCCTTCGCCCGAGGCCATGCGCACGGCCGAGGCGGCCCAGGCCCTGTTCAATCTCGATTTCACATGTGTCGATGTGGTGGAAGCCGCCACCGGGCCAGTGGTCTTCGAGGTTTCGGCCTTCGGCGGGTTCCGTGGCATCCAGGATGCCTGCGGTCTTGATGCCGCGGCCATGTACACCGATTATGTCATGGAGAAGATTCGTGAATAA
- a CDS encoding HprK-related kinase B → MNNDSTLRGLVHLLSAGVATPHQVCLSVGDCRFRVMTNSGNLARELTRYFAPFLNSGSEADISITALQGEVPDLGLIFQVKEPDPGKTKIKEEWADIEGGRVIRKRLTGMHFLFGNGENLAVGDCEANPNQVVNFINNRFIERKLNEGCLLAHAAGVAVCETGMAMAGFSGMGKSTLALHLVSKGVTFVSNDRLMISPASSGPVMFGVAKHPRINPGTALHNPDLTGIISPEDTAHFQSLPPEELWSLEHKYDALIDQLFGPDRFILQCPMRYLVLLNWHRDGSPTRFEEIDINARHDLLEAFMKDTGLFFTAENGYAPTQDDYAKALAGCRVFEISGGVDFDQAADGCLRLLEKA, encoded by the coding sequence GTGAATAATGACAGCACTCTGCGCGGACTCGTGCATCTTTTGAGCGCCGGCGTCGCGACACCGCACCAGGTCTGCCTGAGCGTGGGCGACTGCCGTTTTCGGGTCATGACCAATTCCGGGAATCTGGCCCGGGAATTGACCAGATATTTCGCGCCATTCCTGAACTCCGGGTCGGAGGCGGACATATCCATCACGGCCCTGCAGGGCGAGGTTCCTGATCTGGGGCTGATTTTTCAGGTCAAGGAGCCGGACCCGGGCAAGACCAAGATAAAAGAGGAGTGGGCCGACATCGAAGGCGGGCGGGTCATCCGCAAGCGTCTGACCGGCATGCATTTTCTCTTCGGAAACGGGGAAAATCTGGCCGTGGGGGACTGCGAGGCCAATCCCAACCAGGTCGTCAATTTCATCAACAACCGTTTCATCGAGCGCAAGTTGAACGAAGGCTGTCTTCTGGCGCATGCCGCCGGAGTGGCGGTGTGCGAGACCGGTATGGCCATGGCCGGGTTTTCGGGCATGGGCAAATCGACCCTGGCCCTGCATCTGGTCAGCAAGGGCGTGACCTTTGTCAGCAACGACCGCCTGATGATCAGTCCTGCAAGCTCCGGCCCGGTCATGTTCGGCGTGGCCAAGCACCCGCGCATCAATCCCGGCACGGCCCTGCACAATCCCGATCTGACAGGCATAATCTCCCCCGAGGACACGGCGCACTTTCAGAGCCTGCCACCGGAGGAACTCTGGAGTCTGGAGCACAAATACGACGCCCTCATCGACCAGCTTTTTGGCCCGGACAGGTTCATCCTGCAGTGCCCCATGCGTTATCTGGTGCTGCTGAACTGGCACCGGGACGGCTCGCCCACGCGCTTCGAGGAGATCGACATCAATGCACGGCACGATCTGCTGGAAGCCTTCATGAAGGACACCGGCCTTTTTTTCACCGCCGAAAACGGCTATGCCCCGACGCAAGACGACTATGCCAAGGCGCTGGCGGGGTGCAGGGTGTTCGAGATCAGCGGAGGCGTGGACTTTGACCAGGCCGCGGATGGCTGTCTGCGGCTGCTGGAAAAGGCATGA
- a CDS encoding GAK system CofD-like protein — protein sequence MTAIRVTREVNVPDPVRVARSLRSPDLGPRILFFTGGTALKETSQALVGYTHNSVHLVTPFDSGGSSAVLRRYFDMPAVGDLRNRLMALADRTLHGYPEIFELFAHRLPKTASSGQLLDELSALVAGSHPLITRVSDPMRKIIRHHLQLFEKSIGPDFDLRGASVGNLILTAGYLENRRHIDPIVYIYSKLVQVRGEVRLLINSNLQLRAVLEGGGHLVGQHLLTGKETLPLTRAVSELSLVDPAKGNAPVRPLIRDKIRRAIQGADLICYPVGSFYSSIVANLLPRGVGQAVSQTPCPKVFIPNTFSDPESVGLSLAGQVRTLLRHLRADAPDSIAISDVLDFVLLDPSVSYPDAKNPQRELASLGVQIIKTPLTDTKTGAIDPHLLCQALISLA from the coding sequence ATGACGGCCATACGGGTCACCCGGGAGGTCAACGTTCCGGATCCGGTACGCGTGGCCAGGTCGTTGCGCAGTCCCGACCTTGGGCCGCGAATCCTCTTTTTCACCGGCGGCACGGCTCTCAAGGAAACCAGCCAGGCCCTGGTGGGGTACACCCACAACTCCGTGCACCTGGTCACGCCCTTTGATTCGGGGGGCAGTTCGGCCGTGCTGCGCCGCTATTTCGACATGCCGGCCGTGGGTGATCTGCGCAACCGGCTCATGGCCCTGGCCGATCGCACCCTGCATGGATACCCAGAGATTTTCGAGCTTTTTGCCCACCGTCTGCCCAAGACCGCAAGTTCCGGACAGCTGCTGGACGAACTCTCCGCCCTGGTCGCAGGCAGCCATCCGCTCATTACCCGGGTTTCGGACCCCATGCGCAAGATCATCCGCCATCATCTGCAACTCTTCGAGAAATCCATCGGCCCGGATTTCGACCTGCGCGGGGCGAGTGTCGGCAATCTCATCCTGACCGCCGGATATCTTGAAAACAGGCGGCACATCGATCCCATCGTCTACATCTATTCCAAACTGGTCCAGGTGCGCGGGGAAGTCCGCCTGCTGATCAATTCCAACCTGCAACTTCGGGCCGTGCTCGAAGGCGGCGGCCACCTTGTCGGCCAGCATCTGCTGACAGGCAAGGAGACTTTGCCCCTGACCCGCGCCGTGTCCGAACTGTCCCTCGTCGATCCCGCCAAGGGCAACGCGCCGGTGCGCCCGCTCATCCGCGACAAGATCCGCAGGGCCATCCAGGGCGCGGACCTCATCTGTTATCCGGTGGGCAGCTTCTACAGCTCCATCGTCGCCAACCTGCTGCCCCGGGGAGTGGGGCAGGCCGTGAGTCAGACGCCCTGTCCCAAGGTCTTCATCCCGAACACGTTCAGCGACCCTGAATCCGTGGGCCTGTCCCTGGCGGGCCAGGTCAGGACCCTGCTGCGGCACCTGCGCGCCGACGCCCCGGACAGCATCGCCATCAGCGATGTTCTCGACTTTGTACTGCTTGATCCGTCCGTGAGCTATCCGGACGCAAAGAATCCGCAGCGGGAGCTGGCATCCCTCGGCGTCCAGATCATCAAGACTCCCCTGACCGACACGAAAACCGGCGCCATCGACCCGCACCTGCTCTGCCAGGCCCTCATCTCCCTGGCGTGA
- a CDS encoding amphi-Trp domain-containing protein → MGKDKLKSKNIMTRDDLVAYLETVLSGLKQGTLILDNEERPLILRPSDSIEAELEIKQKSDKEKLELKLSWVPNKMQPLTPVATQLEAPILSSPPLGDEAKKK, encoded by the coding sequence ATGGGAAAAGACAAGCTCAAATCCAAGAACATCATGACCAGGGATGATCTGGTCGCGTATCTTGAAACCGTGCTCTCGGGTCTGAAACAGGGCACGCTCATCCTCGACAACGAAGAAAGGCCTCTGATTTTAAGGCCTTCGGACAGCATCGAGGCGGAGCTCGAAATAAAGCAGAAAAGCGACAAGGAGAAGCTTGAACTCAAGCTCTCCTGGGTGCCTAACAAGATGCAGCCGCTGACCCCGGTGGCAACACAACTTGAAGCCCCAATCCTGTCTTCGCCTCCCCTGGGTGACGAAGCAAAAAAAAAATGA
- a CDS encoding HU family DNA-binding protein: MTKQKKNELKEAAEAAEGEEAEEDRTYGTYRTNGPNETNENTELPATHTSHEPYTTHTSHSSPQKALYAVIREALTLDQGISLPGLGSFSVTLHAARMGRNPRTGESIAIPARRRVHFKAAKGLRQLLNP; encoded by the coding sequence GTGACGAAGCAAAAAAAAAATGAGCTGAAGGAAGCGGCAGAAGCGGCAGAAGGGGAAGAAGCGGAAGAAGATAGGACCTATGGGACCTATAGGACGAATGGGCCGAATGAGACGAACGAAAACACAGAACTTCCTGCAACCCATACGTCCCATGAGCCCTATACGACCCATACTTCCCATTCTTCCCCGCAAAAGGCCCTCTATGCGGTCATCCGCGAGGCCCTGACCCTGGATCAGGGTATTTCTCTGCCGGGGCTCGGCTCTTTTTCCGTGACGCTTCATGCCGCGCGCATGGGTCGAAACCCGCGTACCGGGGAGAGCATCGCCATTCCGGCGCGCAGGCGGGTTCACTTCAAGGCGGCAAAGGGACTGCGGCAGCTGCTGAACCCATGA